The genomic DNA GGGCTACCGAGGACATCAACCGCGTCTCGGACGAGACCAACCAGTCCATGACCCGCGCCGCCGGGTCTGTGGGAGACCTCCAGCGCATGGTCATCGAACTCGACGAGCTGATCCAGCAGATGGTCGCCTAGGCGCGAAAAAACCTTCAAAAACACCACGCTAACAGGGGGCGGCATTGCCGCCCCCTGCCCTTTCCCCGACGCCGTGCGGGCTCCCGAACCACATCAAGGCCACATCCCTTCACGACGACAGGGCGGCCAACCCCCTTATCAATCGATTTATTTTTTATTGACTATTTTATCACCCGCCTGAAATATCTCCGTATCATGTATACGAAGACCGCCCCGTCGCAGTTCATCTCCGTTCTCCTGGCCTTGCCGCTGCTCATTTGGCTGGGTTCCTCCCGCGCACTGGCAGCGGGTGCCGACACGGACGGAACCGGGTCCGGCTTGTATGCCGAGGCAGGGGTATCCCTCTATGTCATCGATCTTCCCGAATATCTCCCGCTTTGGAACCGTATCGGTCGGCAAAAAGGCGATCGCCTGGCCACGTTCGACGAGCCGGTGACCGCGCCCATGACGCAAATTTCCCTGGGGTGGCGGAACAGCAACGGCATATTCGTGGAAGCACGGGGCAGGTTCGCGGAATCAAATCCTGTCGAAAAGGGGGAATATTCACCCCATGGAGACTACACGAGGGTCGGCTATTTCCCTGTTTCCGGCAGTGACTCCGGCTTCGGCGGAGCCGGTACGACAGGCACGGCCTACACGCGAACCGAACTCCATTTCCGACAATTGGGCGGAGAGCTGATTGCTGGAACGCACTGGGACGCAGCGGGGTCCGGGCTCACGCTGTTTGCCGGATACTGGGGGATGAAGCTCGACCAGGAGTATTCGCTCGACTACCGCTCCAGCACCGGGGACGTGATGTTCCTTTCCGACAATGTCGAAGCCGCTTACAACGGCGTGCTGGTCGGAATTCGGTTGGAACGGCGGGCGGGACCAATGAAACTGACCCTGGAGACCACCCAGGGAGTGGGCGCCGTTTCCGCGAAATACGATTCAAGGATGAATTCCCAGGCACTCGGAGGCGAAAGCTCCATCACACAGACCAAACACGACATCGCCTACCGGGGAACCCTGGAAGGGACCGTTTCCGCGAATGTTTGGAACGGACTGGACATCGGCCTGAAGTGCGGCCTGCAATATCTTTCCTACGTGCCCCAGGTCCGGGGCAGCGGGCAGGGATGGTCCGTGAAGGAGCCGTCCTATGGACCGGCCGGTCCGGCCCATATCAAGGGGAAACCCTCGGTCGCGGGCAGTCTCGGCCTGAACCTGGCCTATTCGTTCTGAGTGGGGCAGCTCAGGAAGCCAGGAACCGCACCCAGAGTTTGCGGGTCCTGGGGCCGTCGAACTCGCAGAAATATATCTTCTGCCAGGTGCCGAGCATGAGATCGCCGCCCTCGACAATAACCATCTGGTCGCAGCCGAACAGGGACGACTTGATATGCGCGTCGGAATTGCCTTCGGCGTGACGGTAGTCGCCGCCATGGGGCACGAGCTTTCGCATGTTCACGACGATGTCGCGGACCACGTCGGGATCGGCCCCTTCATTGACGGTCACTGCGCCCGTGGTGTGCGGGCAGTAGAGAAGCAGCGCGCCGTCGGTCCATCCGTTTTCCCGGACGGCCTTGCGCACGGCCCCGGTGACGTCGATCAGTTCCTCGCGTTCGCGGGTGCGGATTTCCAAAATCTCCATGGCGTCCTCCCGCCGCGTCAGGCGCGGTACATGTGCTTGAAATCCTTGTCGTAGAGCAGGGAACGGGCCTTGCCCCCATCCTCACGCCCCTGTCCGGGCAGAACCAGAAACACGGTCTGTCGGGTGAAGCCGTTGGCGCGGGCCGTTTCGGCCAGGCCGCCCAGCTCGGTCTCAACCAGTTTCTCGTCCGGCCAGCCCACGCGGAAGGCCATGACCACCAGGGTGGATTCGGCCAGCCCGCCTGCCAGCAGTTCCGCCTGCACGCCCTCGGGATCGCCCGCCGAAAGATATATGCACATGGCCGAGCCATGGGCCGCCAGTTTGCGGAGGCGTTCGCCCTCGGGCACCGGCGTCCGCCCTTCCAGGCGCGTGAAAATGAGCGTCTGGGTCACCTCTGGCACGGTGTACGACCGCCCGGCCGCAGCAGCCGCCGCGAACCCGGCCGTCACGCCCGGCACCACCTCGTAGGTGATCCCGGCCTCGTCGAGCAGGGCAATCTGCTCGCGGATGGCTCCGTAAAGCGAGGGGTCCCCGGTATGCACACGGGCGACCGTGCCGCCCGAAGCCACTGTCTCCGCCATGAGCGCATGGGTTTCATCCAGGCTCATGGGCGCGGAGTCTGCCACGCGGGCGTTCGGCCCGGCACCGGCCACCACTTGGGCGGGCACCAGCGAACCGGCGTAAAGCACCAGATCGGCCTCGGCTATGAGCCGCCGCCCCTTGACGGTCAACAATTCCGGATCGCCCGGTCCGGCACCGATGAAATACACGTCCGCCATCACAGCACCTTGCACAAATAATCGGGGTTCTGGCGCAGGCCGTTCACCGCGATGAGCGCGCACGCCTCCGCGTCTGAAGCCGCGTTGTGGTGATTCAGCTCAATGCCCAGGAACTCGCACACGCTCGGAAGCTTGTTCGAAGCCAGCTCCCAGGTCTTGCGGGCCAACTGCACCGTGCACAGGAAAGGCTGCACCGGCACGGTCCGGCCCGCCTCACGGCAGCAGGTTTGCAACACGGATTTGTCGAAGGCCGCGTTGTGCGCAACGATAAAGTCCGCACCCTCGAAAAACGGTTCCAGCCTCGGCCAAAGCTCGCCGAAACTCGGCTCGTCGCACACGTCAGACCAATGTATCCCGTGCACACGCACGCAAAATGGATTGAACTGGGCCCTGGGCGGCCGGATCAAGCGGTAATCCCGGGCCACGATCTCGCCCCGGTCCACCACCACAATGCCCAAGGCGCACGCCGAATCCCGCTTGGGGTCAGCCGTCTCGAAATCAATGGCCACAAATCGCACATCATCTAATGTTGGCATTAAGAGCCTCCGGCGACCGGGGGAAGGGGAGAGGGGAACCCTTTGTAAAGGGCTTCCCCTCTCCCCTTCTCCCGACCCCCATCCCCTTTCCCCTCCTAAACTTTTTATACCGCCTGCGGCGGGGTGGGCAATGGGGATGAGTTGCATTCAAATAGGTTATTACCA from Pseudodesulfovibrio thermohalotolerans includes the following:
- a CDS encoding secondary thiamine-phosphate synthase enzyme YjbQ codes for the protein MEILEIRTREREELIDVTGAVRKAVRENGWTDGALLLYCPHTTGAVTVNEGADPDVVRDIVVNMRKLVPHGGDYRHAEGNSDAHIKSSLFGCDQMVIVEGGDLMLGTWQKIYFCEFDGPRTRKLWVRFLAS
- the cobM gene encoding precorrin-4 C(11)-methyltransferase; amino-acid sequence: MADVYFIGAGPGDPELLTVKGRRLIAEADLVLYAGSLVPAQVVAGAGPNARVADSAPMSLDETHALMAETVASGGTVARVHTGDPSLYGAIREQIALLDEAGITYEVVPGVTAGFAAAAAAGRSYTVPEVTQTLIFTRLEGRTPVPEGERLRKLAAHGSAMCIYLSAGDPEGVQAELLAGGLAESTLVVMAFRVGWPDEKLVETELGGLAETARANGFTRQTVFLVLPGQGREDGGKARSLLYDKDFKHMYRA
- a CDS encoding 3'-5' exonuclease, with the protein product MPTLDDVRFVAIDFETADPKRDSACALGIVVVDRGEIVARDYRLIRPPRAQFNPFCVRVHGIHWSDVCDEPSFGELWPRLEPFFEGADFIVAHNAAFDKSVLQTCCREAGRTVPVQPFLCTVQLARKTWELASNKLPSVCEFLGIELNHHNAASDAEACALIAVNGLRQNPDYLCKVL